The genomic stretch TCTTGAAAGAACTGTACCGCCTCTCGCACTTCCGCTGTGACGATCGCCTGACTAGGATTATCTTGGCTAATCTGTAAGTCACTCACAGACTTCACCTCATGGGTAAACCGCCCATGTACATTATTTGCCTGAGCCTCTTCTGCCTGCGATTGCCATTGTGACAGCATAGGCTCAGCTAGAACCTTTGCTAGAGCATCAATGTTATGACTACTACCCATAGCGTCCGCCTTAGCAGCCAGCCAAGCACTCACCACAGCTTTAGCGCTCTCTGGTGTCAAGGGATCAGCACCTAACAGCGGGCTTGGCGACGGTTTTACAGTGGCGCTAGCAGGGGAATTACCAGGCACAGCCACCGAAGACTGCTCAGGCATGATGGGTGAGCGCACCGATTGCCGAGTGGCCTGTAACGGCTGAAACACTCTAGAACCTAACAGCCAAACAATGACAACCCCTAAAGCAGTGCCTAAAAGCAGAAATAAGCTACGTCGAAACCGCAGCGATCGAGGATGACGCAATGACTGCGCATTGGCAGCAGCCACTGCTGACCGAAGTCTATGGCCACTCTCTCCTGCATGGTCAGAAGAGATGCTCACATCTGGCCGATCGGAGACTGTGGTTGATGAGGTTGCCGTTGTAGTAGGCGTAATTGGTAAATCACTAGATACATCAGCGTTAGCATAGCTGGCAGCACCATTGGGAGCAGTAGCATAGGGGACTGACGGCTGAGTTGAGTGAACGGGTGAAGGAGGTAAATCAACTACAGGCGGTGGACTTGCTGGTATTGATGTCTTGTGATAACTAACCCTGTCAGCGCCTACCGGCGAATAGGAGCGACTTTGATCAGGAGTACTATCTTTGCCCAACGAGGAACTAGACGTTTCATCATCCCAGGTTGACTCTAGTCTTGAAGTAAATGCTCCAGATGAGAGAGTTGACGCAGTCACCACTGAGGAATAACCGTCCCTAGCGGTGGTTGCACTTGATACCTTTGGCTGCAATGGAAGAGTAGCACCAACGTTGTCTGTAAAAGCTGACGGCTCTAACGATGAACTAGATTTACTGTTAGCTGCATAGAGTTGAGTTGAATCCAAACCTCCTGGGGGTGGCAGAGCATCACTATCAGCAGGCAACTCTTCCAGATAGATCTGGACTCGTTCATCAGCAAAATAGTCCTTTAAGGATGCCTGCCGCCCAGCTAAGTCACGAAAATGAGGAAAGACCTCCTCTTGGAGCCAGTATTCCGTG from Cyanobacteriota bacterium encodes the following:
- a CDS encoding IMS domain-containing protein, giving the protein MRISLDYYRILGVPIQATVDQLEQAYNNRVSQCLRPEYSEVAITARKALLDEAYRTLSHPEQRHLYDRALLAKTYESGGGTGNRARSADVLAHTLDDSEAHTLAIDIPADQLVGALVILLELGEYEQVVTLGQHRLRNVTDRLRSRYLGDTHSGIPDTVLSVALACLELGRERWQHQQYEQAAAALEIGQTLLTQENLFPAIQQNIQTELYNLRPYRVLELVALPEENKAEREHGLQLLRSMLNERKGIDGHGDDQSGLEMNDFLLFIQQLRTYLTAAEQQLLFEAESRRPSAVASYLAVYALIARGFAELQPALIRRAKVILQRLAVRQDVYLEMAICTMLLGQTEEATQALEESQDSSSLAFIREHSQGSPDLLPGLCLYTEYWLQEEVFPHFRDLAGRQASLKDYFADERVQIYLEELPADSDALPPPGGLDSTQLYAANSKSSSSLEPSAFTDNVGATLPLQPKVSSATTARDGYSSVVTASTLSSGAFTSRLESTWDDETSSSSLGKDSTPDQSRSYSPVGADRVSYHKTSIPASPPPVVDLPPSPVHSTQPSVPYATAPNGAASYANADVSSDLPITPTTTATSSTTVSDRPDVSISSDHAGESGHRLRSAVAAANAQSLRHPRSLRFRRSLFLLLGTALGVVIVWLLGSRVFQPLQATRQSVRSPIMPEQSSVAVPGNSPASATVKPSPSPLLGADPLTPESAKAVVSAWLAAKADAMGSSHNIDALAKVLAEPMLSQWQSQAEEAQANNVHGRFTHEVKSVSDLQISQDNPSQAIVTAEVREAVQFFQ